One part of the Streptomyces lydicus genome encodes these proteins:
- a CDS encoding alkene reductase codes for MTTAFDPVDLAGIPLANRLVMAPMTRNRATADGVPTPSMVRYYTQRASAGLIITEATQTTPVGRGYPLTPGLHTPEQVAGWRAVTDSVHAAGGTIFAQLWHGGRIGHPVLLPDGLVPVGPSPVAAAGQGFTHEGLKDFVTPRELTGQEIADTIAGFATAARNALDAGFDGVEIHGANGYLIHQFLAPNSNLRTDEWGGSDEARARFAIEVVRAVADAIGAHRTGLRLSPGNPFNDISEPAPEATYTALVEAVAPLGLAYLHTCDVVDQDLLARLRKRFGGTFVLNPATEGRPTGPEELPLVEEGRADLLAYGALFIANPDLPRRLAAGGPFNTPDRASFYGGDDSGYLDYPALTD; via the coding sequence GTGACCACCGCTTTCGACCCCGTCGACCTCGCCGGCATCCCGCTCGCCAACCGCCTCGTGATGGCGCCGATGACCCGCAACCGCGCCACCGCCGACGGCGTCCCCACCCCGTCGATGGTCCGCTACTACACCCAGCGGGCCTCCGCCGGACTCATCATCACCGAAGCCACCCAGACCACCCCCGTCGGCCGCGGCTACCCCCTCACCCCGGGCCTGCACACCCCCGAGCAGGTCGCCGGATGGCGTGCGGTCACCGACTCCGTGCACGCCGCGGGCGGCACGATCTTCGCGCAGCTGTGGCACGGCGGCCGGATCGGCCACCCCGTGCTGCTGCCCGACGGCCTGGTGCCGGTCGGCCCCTCACCGGTCGCCGCGGCCGGCCAGGGCTTCACCCACGAGGGCCTCAAGGACTTCGTCACGCCCCGCGAGCTGACCGGCCAGGAGATAGCCGACACGATCGCCGGCTTCGCCACCGCCGCCCGCAACGCCCTCGACGCGGGCTTCGACGGCGTCGAGATCCACGGCGCCAACGGCTACCTCATCCACCAGTTCCTCGCGCCCAACAGCAACCTGCGCACCGACGAGTGGGGCGGCTCCGACGAGGCCCGCGCCCGCTTCGCCATCGAGGTCGTACGGGCCGTCGCCGACGCGATCGGCGCCCACCGCACCGGCCTGCGCCTCTCTCCCGGGAACCCCTTCAACGACATCTCCGAGCCCGCCCCCGAAGCCACCTACACCGCGCTCGTCGAAGCGGTCGCCCCGCTGGGCCTGGCCTACCTGCACACCTGCGACGTCGTCGACCAGGACCTGCTGGCCCGGCTGCGCAAGCGCTTCGGCGGGACGTTCGTCCTCAACCCCGCCACCGAAGGCCGCCCCACCGGCCCCGAGGAGCTCCCGCTCGTCGAGGAGGGCCGGGCCGACCTGCTGGCCTACGGCGCGCTCTTCATCGCCAACCCCGACCTGCCCCGCCGTCTCGCCGCCGGCGGCCCCTTCAACACCCCCGACCGCGCCAGCTTCTACGGCGGCGACGACAGCGGCTACCTCGACTACCCGGCCCTGACCGACTGA
- the ectB gene encoding diaminobutyrate--2-oxoglutarate transaminase encodes MTITQPDLSVFETVESEVRSYCRGWPTVFDRAQGSRLIDEDGHTYLDFFSGAGSLNYGHNNPVLKRALIDYIERDGITHGLDMSTTAKRAFLESFQNIILRPRDLPYKVMFPGPTGANSVEAALKLARKVKGRESIVSFTNAFHGMSLGALAVTGNSMKRAGAGIPLVHGTPMPFDNYLDGAYPDFLWFERLLEDQGSGLNTPAAVIVETVQGEGGINVARAEWLRALADLCKRRDMLLIVDDIQMGCGRTGAFFSFEEAGIVPDIVTVSKSISGYGLPLALTLFKPELDIWEPGEHNGTFRGNNPAFVTAAAALDTYWADGQMEKQTLARGEIVEAHLKAIVEEHPGAFAEYRGRGLVWGLECIDKSLAGRIAARCFELGLLIETSGPESEVVKLLPALTTTPEELDEGLRTLGRAVRDCV; translated from the coding sequence GTGACCATCACCCAGCCCGATCTGAGCGTCTTCGAGACCGTGGAGTCGGAGGTGCGCAGCTACTGCCGTGGCTGGCCCACCGTCTTCGACCGCGCCCAGGGCAGCCGTCTGATCGACGAGGACGGGCACACCTACCTGGACTTCTTCTCCGGAGCCGGGTCGCTCAACTACGGACACAACAACCCGGTCCTCAAACGCGCCCTGATCGACTACATCGAGCGGGACGGCATCACCCACGGCCTGGACATGTCCACCACGGCCAAGCGGGCGTTCCTGGAGTCGTTCCAGAACATCATCCTGCGGCCGCGCGACCTGCCGTACAAGGTCATGTTCCCCGGGCCGACGGGCGCCAACTCGGTCGAGGCGGCGCTGAAGCTCGCCCGCAAGGTCAAGGGCCGCGAGTCGATCGTGTCCTTCACCAACGCCTTCCACGGCATGTCGCTGGGCGCGCTCGCGGTCACCGGCAACTCGATGAAGCGGGCCGGCGCCGGTATCCCGCTGGTGCACGGCACCCCGATGCCGTTCGACAACTACCTGGACGGGGCGTACCCGGACTTCCTGTGGTTCGAGCGGCTGCTGGAGGACCAGGGTTCCGGCCTGAACACGCCCGCCGCGGTGATCGTGGAGACGGTCCAGGGCGAGGGCGGCATCAACGTGGCCCGCGCCGAGTGGCTGCGGGCGCTGGCCGACCTGTGCAAGCGCCGGGACATGCTGCTGATCGTCGACGACATCCAGATGGGCTGCGGCCGTACGGGTGCCTTCTTCTCCTTCGAGGAGGCGGGCATCGTGCCGGACATCGTCACCGTCTCGAAGTCGATCAGCGGCTACGGGCTGCCGCTGGCGCTCACCCTGTTCAAGCCTGAGCTGGACATCTGGGAGCCCGGCGAGCACAACGGCACGTTCCGCGGCAACAACCCGGCCTTCGTGACGGCCGCCGCCGCGCTGGACACCTACTGGGCCGACGGCCAGATGGAGAAGCAGACCCTCGCCCGCGGTGAGATCGTCGAAGCACACCTGAAGGCCATCGTCGAGGAGCACCCGGGCGCCTTCGCCGAGTACCGCGGCCGCGGTCTGGTGTGGGGTCTGGAGTGCATCGACAAGAGCCTCGCGGGCCGGATCGCGGCCCGGTGCTTCGAGCTGGGCCTGCTGATCGAGACCTCCGGTCCGGAGAGCGAGGTCGTCAAACTGCTGCCCGCCCTGACCACCACCCCCGAGGAGCTGGACGAGGGCCTTCGGACCCTCGGCCGCGCGGTCCGCGACTGCGTCTGA
- the thpD gene encoding ectoine hydroxylase: protein MTTAPERTADLYPTRGTNEVITPRKDPVVWSQPGAAGPFAPSELSDFERDGFFAIGELLTAEEVAVYRAELDRLVLDPEMRADPRSIVEPKSQSVRSVFEVHKISEVFAKLVSDPRVVGRARQILGSDVYVHQSRINVKPGFGASGFYWHSDFETWHAEDGLPNMRTVSVSIALTENYATNGGLMIMPGSHQHFVGCEGETPKDNYKRSLQMQDAGIPSDEVLTKMADKHSIRLFTGKAGSATWFDCNAMHGSGDNITPYPRSNVFIVFNSVENAAVEPFAAPVRRPDYIGARDFTPVH from the coding sequence ATGACCACCGCACCCGAGCGCACCGCCGACCTGTACCCGACCCGTGGGACCAATGAGGTCATCACCCCGCGGAAGGACCCGGTGGTGTGGTCGCAGCCCGGAGCGGCCGGCCCGTTCGCGCCGTCCGAGCTGAGCGACTTCGAACGCGACGGCTTTTTCGCCATCGGGGAACTGCTGACGGCGGAAGAAGTCGCGGTGTACCGCGCCGAGCTGGACCGGCTGGTGCTCGACCCGGAGATGCGCGCCGACCCGCGCTCCATCGTCGAGCCGAAGTCGCAGAGCGTCCGGTCCGTCTTCGAGGTGCACAAGATCAGTGAGGTGTTCGCCAAGCTGGTCTCCGATCCGCGTGTGGTCGGCCGGGCCCGGCAGATCCTCGGCTCGGACGTCTACGTCCACCAGTCGCGGATCAACGTGAAGCCCGGCTTCGGTGCTTCCGGCTTCTACTGGCACTCGGACTTCGAGACGTGGCACGCGGAGGACGGGCTGCCGAACATGCGGACCGTGTCCGTGTCGATCGCGCTGACCGAGAACTACGCCACCAACGGCGGCCTGATGATCATGCCTGGTTCGCACCAGCACTTCGTGGGCTGCGAGGGCGAGACGCCGAAGGACAACTACAAGCGGTCGCTCCAGATGCAGGACGCGGGCATCCCGTCGGACGAGGTGCTGACGAAGATGGCGGACAAGCACAGCATCCGGCTGTTCACGGGCAAGGCCGGTTCGGCGACGTGGTTCGACTGCAACGCCATGCACGGCTCGGGTGACAACATCACGCCGTACCCCCGCAGCAATGTCTTCATCGTCTTCAACAGCGTGGAGAACGCGGCGGTGGAGCCGTTCGCGGCGCCGGTGCGGCGCCCGGATTACATCGGAGCGCGGGACTTCACCCCGGTGCACTGA
- the ectA gene encoding diaminobutyrate acetyltransferase, with protein sequence MTAAQADHAGARSDIREIPEGFKLDTPRVEDGAAIWRIARDSKALDLNSSYSYLLWCRDFAATSVVARDAEGEPAAFLTGYLRPERPETLVVWQIAVDDAHRGKGLAAALLDGLTLRARDELGIRYVETTITPDNAASNRLFASFAERHSVPVTREVLFDAGLFPEQGHEPEVLHLIGPFEPPAPAPG encoded by the coding sequence ATGACCGCCGCACAAGCAGACCATGCAGGTGCCCGCAGCGATATCAGAGAAATTCCGGAGGGCTTCAAGCTCGACACTCCACGTGTGGAGGACGGGGCAGCGATCTGGCGCATCGCCCGTGACTCGAAGGCGCTGGACCTCAACTCGTCCTACAGCTACCTGCTGTGGTGTCGTGACTTCGCCGCCACCTCCGTCGTCGCCCGCGACGCGGAGGGCGAGCCGGCCGCCTTCCTCACCGGCTACCTCCGCCCCGAGCGCCCGGAGACCCTGGTCGTCTGGCAGATCGCCGTCGACGACGCGCACCGTGGCAAGGGGCTGGCGGCCGCACTCCTGGACGGGCTGACGCTCCGCGCCAGGGACGAGCTGGGCATTCGTTACGTCGAGACCACCATCACACCCGACAACGCCGCGTCCAACAGGTTGTTCGCGTCCTTCGCCGAGCGGCACTCCGTGCCGGTCACGCGCGAGGTGCTCTTCGACGCGGGGCTGTTCCCCGAGCAGGGCCACGAGCCGGAGGTGCTGCACCTCATAGGCCCGTTCGAGCCTCCCGCCCCTGCCCCCGGGTAG
- a CDS encoding alpha/beta fold hydrolase, with the protein MRADRMPGVVARDHVLQVPLDHDDPGGERLEVYGREVVAAGRERDDLPWLVYLQGGPGCPSPRPVGRESWLTRALEDHRVLLLDQRGTGRSTPANRQTLPLRGGPEQQAAYLAHFRADAIVRDAELFRRHLVPDGGPWSVLGQSFGGFCTVGYLSRAPEALSAAYVTGGLPGLDASAEDVYRAAYPRVARKNAAHYARYPGDVAAVRRIVGHLREHVVRLPGGGLLTAEAFLSLGLMLGSGDGSHTLHHLVSEAWVAGPAGPEPADAFLEAVQGHLSHAATPLFAVLHETIYGQRSVDAGPTGWAAERVRRQLAPSYAAFDVDAALAGDGPVYFTGEMMYPWMFDTDPALRPLKETAQALAERTDWPDLYDAGRLAGNEVPAAAAVYFDDMYVDTGHALRTAERIRGLRVWVTNEWEHDGLRVSDGAVLDRLVRMVRGEV; encoded by the coding sequence ATGAGGGCGGACCGGATGCCGGGGGTCGTGGCGCGCGACCATGTGCTTCAGGTGCCACTGGATCATGACGATCCGGGCGGCGAGCGGCTGGAGGTGTACGGCCGCGAGGTGGTGGCGGCCGGGCGGGAGCGGGACGACCTGCCGTGGCTGGTGTACCTGCAGGGCGGTCCGGGCTGTCCGTCGCCGCGTCCGGTGGGGCGGGAGTCCTGGCTGACGCGGGCGCTGGAGGACCACCGGGTGCTGCTGCTGGACCAGCGCGGTACGGGGCGGTCGACGCCGGCGAACCGGCAGACGCTGCCGCTGCGCGGCGGCCCGGAGCAGCAGGCGGCGTACCTGGCGCACTTCCGGGCGGACGCGATCGTGCGGGACGCCGAGCTGTTCCGCCGCCACCTGGTCCCGGACGGCGGGCCGTGGAGCGTGCTGGGCCAGAGCTTCGGCGGGTTCTGCACGGTCGGTTACCTCTCCCGGGCGCCGGAGGCGCTGTCGGCGGCGTACGTCACGGGCGGGCTGCCCGGTCTGGACGCGAGTGCCGAGGACGTCTACCGGGCGGCGTATCCGCGGGTGGCGCGGAAGAACGCGGCGCACTACGCGCGGTATCCGGGGGACGTGGCCGCGGTGCGGCGGATCGTGGGGCATCTGCGCGAGCACGTGGTGCGGCTGCCCGGCGGGGGGCTGCTGACCGCGGAGGCGTTCCTGTCGCTGGGGCTGATGCTGGGCAGCGGCGACGGGTCGCACACCCTGCACCACCTGGTGAGTGAGGCGTGGGTGGCGGGCCCGGCCGGCCCGGAGCCGGCGGACGCGTTCCTGGAGGCCGTGCAGGGTCATCTCTCGCATGCCGCGACGCCGTTGTTCGCGGTGCTGCACGAGACGATCTACGGGCAGCGGTCGGTGGACGCGGGGCCGACGGGCTGGGCGGCGGAGCGGGTGCGGCGCCAACTGGCCCCGTCGTACGCGGCGTTCGACGTGGACGCGGCGCTGGCCGGGGACGGGCCGGTGTACTTCACCGGCGAGATGATGTACCCGTGGATGTTCGACACCGATCCGGCGCTGCGGCCGTTGAAGGAGACCGCGCAGGCGCTGGCGGAGCGGACGGACTGGCCGGATCTGTACGACGCCGGGCGGCTGGCCGGCAACGAGGTGCCGGCCGCGGCGGCGGTCTACTTCGACGACATGTACGTGGACACCGGTCATGCGCTGCGCACCGCGGAGCGGATCCGGGGGCTGCGGGTGTGGGTGACGAACGAGTGGGAGCACGACGGACTGCGGGTCAGTGACGGGGCGGTCCTGGACCGGCTGGTGCGGATGGTGCGCGGAGAGGTGTGA
- a CDS encoding ectoine synthase: MIVRSFKDIEGTDRHVKAKSGTWESKRIVLAKERVGFSLHETVLYAGTETSMWYANHIEAVVCVEGEAELTNDETGEKHTITPGVMYLLDGHEKHTMRIKEDFRCLCVFNPPVTGREDHDENGVYPVLTEPDPEPEKV, from the coding sequence GTGATCGTCCGATCCTTCAAGGACATCGAGGGCACCGACCGCCACGTCAAGGCCAAGTCCGGTACGTGGGAGAGCAAGCGCATCGTGCTCGCCAAGGAGCGCGTCGGGTTCTCGCTGCACGAGACCGTCCTGTACGCCGGTACGGAGACGTCGATGTGGTACGCGAACCACATCGAGGCCGTCGTCTGCGTCGAGGGCGAGGCCGAGCTGACCAACGACGAGACCGGCGAGAAGCACACCATCACGCCCGGCGTGATGTACCTGCTCGACGGGCACGAGAAGCACACCATGCGGATCAAGGAAGACTTCCGCTGCCTGTGCGTCTTCAACCCGCCGGTCACCGGCCGCGAGGACCACGACGAGAACGGGGTCTACCCGGTTCTCACCGAGCCGGACCCGGAGCCGGAGAAGGTCTGA
- the cobC gene encoding Rv2231c family pyridoxal phosphate-dependent protein CobC, whose amino-acid sequence MPLSTDSALPAPDVRPPHGVGPSPEPDLRHHGDAEVRAADGAGDLTDLAVNVRTGTPPAWLKARIAASLDSLAAYPDGRAARRAVAERHGLPAGRVLLTSGAAEAFVLLARAVRAVRPVVVHPQFTEPEAALRDAGHDVGRVLLTERDGFRLDPGAVPEDADLVVVGNPTNPTSVLHPAATLARLARPGRTLVVDEAFMDAVPGEQESLAGRTDLPGLVVLRSLTKTWGLAGLRIGYVLAAPETVTALERAQPLWPVSSPALAAAEACSAPAALAEADAAAGQIAADRAHLLSRLAGFRQIRVAGPAAGPFVLVRLPGAAEVRAGLRARGFAVRRGDSFPGLGPDWLRLAVRDRATTDRFTAALAEVLVGADGPR is encoded by the coding sequence ATGCCGCTCTCCACCGACTCCGCCCTCCCCGCACCCGACGTCCGCCCGCCGCACGGGGTGGGCCCCTCCCCCGAGCCCGATCTGCGGCACCACGGTGACGCCGAGGTGCGCGCGGCGGACGGCGCGGGCGACCTGACGGACCTGGCGGTCAATGTCCGCACCGGCACTCCCCCGGCCTGGCTCAAGGCCCGGATCGCCGCGTCGCTGGACTCGCTCGCCGCCTACCCCGACGGCCGCGCGGCCCGCCGGGCGGTCGCGGAGCGGCACGGCCTGCCCGCCGGGCGGGTGCTGCTGACGTCGGGGGCGGCGGAGGCGTTCGTGCTGCTCGCCCGCGCGGTGCGGGCGGTGCGGCCGGTGGTGGTGCATCCGCAGTTCACCGAGCCCGAGGCGGCCCTGCGGGACGCCGGGCACGACGTCGGGCGGGTCCTGCTCACCGAGCGCGACGGCTTCCGGCTGGACCCCGGCGCGGTGCCCGAGGACGCCGACCTGGTCGTCGTCGGCAACCCGACCAACCCGACCTCCGTGCTCCACCCGGCGGCGACGCTGGCCCGTCTGGCGCGGCCCGGCCGGACGCTCGTGGTGGACGAGGCGTTCATGGACGCGGTGCCCGGCGAACAGGAGTCGCTGGCCGGCCGCACGGACCTGCCGGGCCTGGTCGTGCTGCGCAGCCTGACGAAGACCTGGGGCCTGGCGGGGCTGCGGATCGGCTATGTGCTGGCCGCCCCGGAGACCGTCACCGCGCTGGAGCGGGCCCAGCCGCTGTGGCCGGTCTCCAGCCCCGCGCTGGCCGCCGCCGAGGCGTGCAGCGCGCCCGCGGCCCTGGCGGAGGCGGACGCGGCGGCCGGGCAGATCGCCGCGGACCGCGCGCATCTGCTGTCCCGGCTGGCCGGGTTCCGGCAGATCCGGGTGGCCGGCCCGGCGGCGGGACCGTTCGTGCTGGTCCGCCTGCCCGGGGCGGCGGAGGTACGGGCCGGGCTGCGGGCCCGCGGCTTCGCGGTGCGCCGCGGCGACTCCTTCCCGGGGCTGGGCCCGGACTGGCTGCGGCTCGCGGTGCGCGACCGGGCCACCACGGACCGCTTCACCGCGGCGCTGGCCGAGGTGCTCGTCGGGGCCGACGGGCCCCGGTAG
- a CDS encoding aminotransferase class V-fold PLP-dependent enzyme, producing MQRHEPLGGAEFAPETTYLNSASSGLLPRRSAAAVRAALDESASHGTMGRDYFAAAHASRAAFARLVDVPAERVALGSSVAVRSALIAASLPAGAEVLAPEGDFSSLVNPLGTHPGIKLRTVPLEALADEVRPGTALVAFSAVQSLDGRIADLAAVREAARTHGARTFVDATQAAGWLPLRALDFDYLVAGAFKWLLCPRGTTFMAFGGERGDRTDGPGWPAALHAGWVAGEDLAASNYGLITPATTARRFDEPHAYLSYVGAEQSLSLIEELGVPAIHAHDTALAAYYRERLTDRGLSPRPAPGSAIVSTPGLTDAEDRLAAAGVKISVRGGLLRAAFHLYNSTDDVDRLLSLLD from the coding sequence ATGCAGCGACATGAGCCACTCGGCGGGGCCGAATTCGCGCCCGAGACGACCTACCTCAACTCCGCCTCCAGCGGACTGCTCCCGCGCCGCAGCGCCGCAGCCGTGCGCGCGGCCCTCGACGAATCCGCCTCGCACGGCACGATGGGCCGCGACTACTTCGCCGCCGCGCACGCCTCCCGGGCCGCCTTCGCCCGGCTGGTGGACGTCCCCGCCGAGCGGGTCGCCCTCGGCAGCTCCGTCGCCGTCCGGTCCGCGCTGATCGCCGCGTCCCTCCCGGCGGGCGCCGAAGTCCTCGCACCCGAGGGCGACTTCAGCTCCCTGGTCAACCCGCTCGGCACCCACCCGGGCATCAAGCTGCGCACCGTGCCCCTGGAAGCGCTCGCCGACGAGGTGCGCCCCGGCACCGCGCTGGTCGCCTTCAGCGCCGTCCAGTCGCTCGACGGCCGGATCGCCGACCTCGCCGCCGTACGGGAAGCCGCCCGGACCCACGGGGCGCGCACCTTCGTCGACGCCACCCAGGCCGCCGGCTGGCTGCCGCTGCGCGCCCTCGACTTCGACTACCTCGTCGCCGGCGCCTTCAAATGGCTGCTGTGCCCGCGCGGCACCACCTTCATGGCCTTCGGCGGCGAGCGCGGCGACCGCACCGACGGCCCCGGCTGGCCGGCCGCGCTGCACGCCGGCTGGGTCGCCGGCGAGGACCTCGCCGCGTCCAACTACGGACTGATCACCCCGGCCACCACCGCCCGCCGCTTCGACGAACCGCACGCCTACCTCTCGTACGTCGGCGCCGAACAGTCCCTCTCGCTCATCGAGGAACTGGGCGTACCCGCGATCCACGCCCACGACACCGCGCTCGCCGCGTACTACCGCGAGCGGCTCACCGACCGCGGCCTCAGCCCGCGCCCCGCACCCGGCTCGGCCATCGTCTCCACCCCCGGCCTCACGGACGCCGAGGACCGGCTCGCCGCGGCCGGCGTGAAGATCTCCGTACGCGGCGGGCTGCTGCGCGCGGCCTTCCACCTCTACAACTCCACCGACGACGTCGACCGGCTGCTGTCCCTGCTGGACTGA
- a CDS encoding amidohydrolase family protein, with protein MTSKSEGAVLHLKGRVLVGPDDVRDELWVVGGRVTFDRPAMARDATTVEGWALPGLVDAHCHVGLDAHGPVDAPTSEKQALTDRDAGTLLIRDAGSPSDTRWVDDREDLPRIIRAGRHIARTKRYIRNYAHEIEPEDLVAYVAQEARRGDGWVKLVGDWIDRSTGDLSACWPRGAVEAAIAEAHRLGARVTAHCFAEESLAPLVEAGIDCIEHATGLTEDTIPLFAERGVAIVPTLINIATFPQLAAGGQAKYPRWADHMRRLHERRYETVRAAYDAGVPVFAGTDAGGSLAHGLVAEEVLELTRAGLPAVAALSATTWGARDWLGRPGLTEGASADLVVYESDPREDVRVLAAPRRVVLRGQVVG; from the coding sequence ATGACGTCCAAGAGTGAGGGTGCGGTGCTGCACCTCAAGGGGAGGGTCCTCGTCGGGCCGGACGACGTACGCGACGAGCTGTGGGTGGTCGGCGGTCGTGTCACCTTCGACCGGCCGGCCATGGCACGCGATGCCACCACGGTGGAGGGCTGGGCACTGCCCGGCCTCGTCGACGCCCACTGCCACGTGGGTCTGGACGCACACGGCCCGGTGGACGCCCCCACCAGCGAAAAACAGGCGCTCACGGACCGTGACGCCGGCACCCTGCTGATCCGCGACGCGGGGTCGCCCTCCGACACCCGCTGGGTCGACGACCGCGAGGACCTCCCGCGGATCATCCGGGCCGGCCGCCACATCGCCCGTACCAAGCGCTACATCCGCAACTACGCGCACGAGATCGAACCCGAGGACCTGGTCGCCTACGTCGCCCAGGAGGCTCGCCGCGGCGACGGCTGGGTCAAACTCGTCGGCGACTGGATCGACCGCTCCACCGGCGACCTGTCCGCCTGCTGGCCCCGGGGCGCGGTCGAGGCGGCCATCGCCGAGGCGCACCGGCTCGGCGCCCGGGTGACCGCGCACTGCTTCGCCGAGGAGTCCCTCGCGCCCCTCGTCGAGGCCGGCATCGACTGCATCGAGCACGCCACCGGCCTCACCGAGGACACCATCCCGCTGTTCGCCGAACGCGGCGTCGCGATCGTCCCCACTCTGATCAACATCGCCACGTTCCCGCAGCTCGCGGCCGGTGGCCAGGCGAAATACCCGCGCTGGGCGGACCACATGCGCCGCCTCCACGAACGCCGCTACGAGACCGTGCGGGCCGCCTACGACGCCGGTGTGCCGGTCTTCGCCGGCACCGACGCCGGCGGCTCGCTGGCCCACGGCCTGGTCGCCGAGGAGGTCCTCGAACTGACCCGGGCCGGCCTGCCCGCCGTCGCCGCCCTCTCCGCCACCACCTGGGGCGCCAGGGACTGGCTCGGCCGCCCGGGCCTCACCGAGGGCGCCTCCGCCGACCTCGTGGTCTACGAGAGCGATCCGCGCGAGGACGTACGCGTCCTGGCGGCCCCGCGCAGGGTCGTCCTGCGCGGGCAGGTGGTCGGCTAG
- a CDS encoding SCO1860 family LAETG-anchored protein: MPRRLAATLVATALTAGPAVLLGAAPAHATGDHGPARGTSGAVVLRAGLNVGLLNKTLDVPLNAVLNEVHAPASANKTALTVNLDGIGHGKPFSVLRADVATARATADHRKAEGYANLVHAEVHLPGLPLLSLIEVQQVTATAVCEAGKAPRATSNVLGSVRVLGKKVTLTAGGTTEVKVPGVGEVRLDLSKRSTTARKAAATALDLNVSVNPLKLNVADVRGRVTLAQATCTTPGGKTPRPGGSGGTGGGQPQPSGGTRPAGDSKPAGGKDTQVNQPGSRPSTQNLAETGGSSATPYLAGGAALLVVAGAGSMVYARRRTAARQTGRG; the protein is encoded by the coding sequence ATGCCCAGGCGCCTCGCCGCGACCCTCGTCGCCACGGCCCTGACGGCCGGTCCCGCCGTCCTGCTCGGCGCCGCGCCCGCCCACGCCACCGGCGACCACGGCCCGGCCCGCGGCACGTCCGGCGCGGTCGTGCTGCGCGCCGGCCTGAACGTCGGCCTGCTCAACAAGACGCTCGACGTCCCGTTGAACGCCGTCCTCAACGAGGTGCACGCCCCGGCCTCCGCGAACAAGACCGCGCTCACCGTCAACCTCGACGGCATCGGGCACGGCAAGCCGTTCAGCGTGCTGCGCGCCGACGTCGCCACCGCACGGGCCACCGCGGACCACCGCAAGGCCGAGGGCTACGCCAACCTCGTGCACGCCGAGGTGCATCTGCCGGGCCTGCCGCTGCTGTCCCTGATCGAGGTCCAGCAGGTCACCGCCACCGCGGTGTGCGAGGCCGGCAAGGCGCCCCGCGCCACGTCGAACGTGCTGGGCAGCGTCCGCGTCCTGGGCAAGAAGGTCACGCTCACGGCGGGCGGGACGACGGAGGTGAAGGTGCCCGGCGTGGGCGAGGTGCGGCTCGACCTGTCGAAGCGGAGCACCACGGCCAGGAAGGCCGCCGCCACCGCGCTCGACCTGAACGTCTCCGTCAACCCCCTGAAGCTCAACGTCGCCGACGTCCGCGGACGGGTCACGCTCGCCCAGGCCACCTGCACCACCCCGGGCGGCAAGACACCCCGTCCGGGCGGCTCCGGCGGCACCGGCGGCGGTCAGCCGCAACCCAGCGGCGGCACCCGGCCGGCCGGGGACAGCAAGCCGGCCGGCGGCAAGGACACCCAGGTCAACCAGCCGGGCTCCCGGCCGAGCACCCAGAACCTCGCCGAAACCGGCGGCAGCTCGGCCACGCCGTACCTCGCCGGCGGCGCGGCCCTGCTCGTCGTCGCGGGCGCCGGCTCGATGGTCTACGCCCGCCGCCGTACCGCCGCCCGGCAGACCGGGCGCGGCTGA